In Rosa chinensis cultivar Old Blush chromosome 1, RchiOBHm-V2, whole genome shotgun sequence, a genomic segment contains:
- the LOC112181759 gene encoding L-type lectin-domain containing receptor kinase IX.1, translating into MSESRSSSTQAICFCNICFLIIFINFFSHFAHPLSFNINQFDQSANGVVFEGDAQFSSGRIELNPGTYFDVGHAIYAEPLHLWDTATGSLADFTTHFTFMVDYGDEGWKFSDGIAFYLAPVGYGIPPNSGGGELGLFNTTTNFNAKIVTVEFDSWGNEDWDPHPLRPHIGININEISSVQYADWNPSNMTGKIGNAWITYNATANDLTVFWTFEQNTNPVFPGKSTSSITHNVDLRKVLPERVTIGFSASAGLYLGRHFLCSWEFNSTLLDSDISRAESKGKKKKIFLILDIALPGFILMLGAVICWLMVLWNRRNNYSGEVSDLEKLAFPKRFAYQELFVATNGFADDRRLGQGGSGHVYKGLIQDLGGCIVAVKRIFAEPDQHYERVFINEVKIISRLIHRNLVQFIGWCHEQGECLLVYAYMRNNSLDTHIFGTRTTLQWQNRYKIALGLASAIHYLHEEAEQCVLHRDIKSANVLLDEDFSTKLGDFGIAKLVDSRFRSQTREVAGTFGYMAPEYAIDGRASKESDIFSFGVVALEIACGRKTYQDGEYHLPLFRWVWQLFLAGNILDAADERLEMNYDRNEMKCLLIVGLWCTHPNNKDRPKAGQVMEVIQHKAPLPELPYDMHNYPELPQPQYQFQTASSSSYI; encoded by the coding sequence ATGTCTGAAAGCAGAAGCAGCAGTACGCAAGCAATCTGCTTCTGCAATATTTGCTTCCTAATTATTTTCATCAATTTCTTCTCCCACTTTGCTCATCCACTCTCCTTCAACATAAATCAGTTCGACCAGAGTGCAAATGGAGTTGTCTTTGAAGGTGATGCCCAGTTTTCATCGGGAAGGATTGAGCTCAACCCAGGCACTTATTTCGATGTTGGACATGCTATTTATGCAGAGCCTTTGCACCTATGGGACACTGCTACTGGATCACTGGCAGACTTCACTACTCATTTCACTTTCATGGTCGACTATGGTGATGAAGGGTGGAAATTCAGCGATGGAATTGCCTTTTACCTTGCTCCTGTTGGCTACGGTATTCCACCCAACTCTGGCGGTGGTGAACTGGGATTATTCAACACCACCACCAATTTTAATGCCAAGATTGTAACCGTAGAGTTCGACTCCTGGGGAAACGAAGACTGGGATCCACATCCACTCCGGCCCCATATTGGGATCAACATCAATGAAATCTCTTCAGTTCAATACGCCGATTGGAATCCCAGTAACATGACCGGGAAGATTGGTAATGCATGGATAACTTATAACGCTACTGCCAACGACCTTACTGTGTTTTGGACATTCGAGCAAAACACAAATCCCGTTTTTCCAGGCAAATCTACTTCTTCCATTACTCACAATGTTGACTTGCGAAAGGTTCTCCCTGAAAGGGTTACAATTGGTTTTTCTGCTTCGGCCGGATTATACCTCGGGCGGCATTTTTTATGTTCATGGGAGTTTAATTCGACTTTGTTGGATAGCGATATTAGTAGAGCCGAAAGCaagggaaagaagaaaaagatattcTTGATACTGGACATTGCCCTACCTGGCTTCATTTTGATGCTTGGTGCAGTCATATGTTGGTTGATGGTATTATGGAATCGGAGAAACAAttactccggcgaagtctctgaTCTTGAGAAGCTAGCCTTTCCAAAACGATTTGCTTACCAAGAATTGTTTGTTGCCACCAACGGGTTTGCAGACGATAGAAGGCTAGGCCAAGGAGGGTCGGGGCATGTATATAAAGGACTCATACAAGACCTTGGAGGCTGCATAGTTGCCGTGAAGAGAATCTTTGCAGAACCTGATCAGCATTATGAGAGAGTCTTCATCAATGAAGTCAAAATCATAAGCCGCTTAATCCATCGAAACCTAGTGCAGTTCATTGGGTGGTGTCATGAGCAAGGTGAATGCTTACTTGTTTATGCATATATGCGTAACAACAGCCTTGACACCCACATATTTGGCACCAGAACAACCCTGCAATGGCAAAACAGGTACAAGATAGCTTTGGGGTTGGCCTCAGCAATTCACTATCTACATGAAGAAGCAGAGCAATGTGTTCTTCATAGGGATATCAAATCAGCTAACGTACTGTTGGATGAAGACTTCAGCACTAAGCTTGGTGATTTTGGTATTGCTAAGCTCGTGGATTCCCGCTTCAGGTCTCAGACAAGAGAGGTGGCAGGGACTTTTGGATACATGGCCCCTGAATATGCTATTGATGGGAGGGCTAGTAAGGAATCTGACATTTTTAGTTTTGGAGTTGTAGCCTTGGAAATTGCTTGCGGAAGGAAGACTTACCAAGACGGTGAATATCACTTGCCACTCTTTAGGTGGGTTTGGCAGTTGTTCCTTGCAGGAAATATTCTAGACGCAGCTGATGAAAGATTAGAAATGAATTATGAtcgaaatgaaatgaaatgctTGTTGATTGTTGGACTATGGTGTACTCACCCCAATAACAAGGATAGACCCAAAGCAGGACAGGTGATGGAGGTTATTCAGCATAAAGCACCATTGCCGGAACTTCCATATGACATGCATAATTATCCAGAACTGCCTCAACCTCAATACCAATTTCAGACTGCATCTTCTTCTAGCTATATATAG
- the LOC112181760 gene encoding CAAX prenyl protease 1 homolog isoform X2: MAFPFLEVVVGSMILMYIFETYLDLRQHSALKLPTLPKNLEGVISQEKFEKSRAYRLERSHFRFLCQLVRILVESAILFFKVLPWFWKKSGHFVDLVGLNEENEILHTLAFLAGVMIWLEITNLPFSLYSIFVIEARHGFNKQTIWLFFSDKLKGICLSVILVPPIVSAAILIVKKEGAYSVIYLWVLTFVLSLVMMTIYPILIAPLFHKFTPLPEGQLREKIETLASSLEFPLKKLFVVDGSKRSSHSNAYMYGFFNNKRIVLYDTLIQQCKNDEEIVAVIAHELGHWKRNHIVYLLIANQICALLYIGGYTLVRNWSSLFQSFGFHTRPLIIALIIFQADAFAKKLGYASSIRASLVRLQEENLSAMNIDPWYSAYHNTHPTLVERLAAIGQTDKEECSA, encoded by the exons ATGGCGTTCCCATTCTTGGAAGTAGTTGTTG GTTCTATGATATTGATGTACATATTTGAAACTTACTTGGATTTGAGGCAACATTCAGCACTCAAACTTCCAACACTTCCTAAAAATTTGGAAGGAGTAATCAGCCAAGAGAAGTTTGAGAAGTCGCGAGCCTACCGTCTTGAAAGAAG CCACTTCCGTTTTCTTTGTCAGTTAGTGAGAATACTTGTGGAATCAGCAATTTTGTTCTTTAAGGTTTTGCCTTGGTTTTGGAAG AAATCAGGACACTTCGTAGATTTAGTTGGCCTCAACGAAGAAAATGAAATACTACATACCCTTGCATTTTTAGCTGGTGTGATGATTTGGTTAGAG ATCACAAATTTACCATTTTCTCTCTACTCCATATTTGTGATCGAGGCCCGTCATGGTTTTAATAAG CAAACAATATGGTTATTTTTTAGTGACAAGCTTAAAGGAATTTGTCTTTCTGTTATTCTTGTCCCACCTATTGTGTCTGCAGCAATTTTAATTGTAAAG AAAGAAGGTGCTTACTCGGTCATTTATCTGTGGGTGCTCACGTTTGTTCTTTCTCTTGTGATGATGACAATCTACCCTATTCTAATAGCCCCACTCTTTCACAAGTTCACCCCT CTTCCAGAGGGTCAGCTACGAGAGAAAATTGAGACGCTTGCTTCATCCCTTGAGTTTCCGTTGAAGAAGCTGTTTGTGGTTGATGGATCCAAAAGGTCAAGTCACAGCAAT GCCTATATGTATGGATTTTTTAACAACAAGAGGATTGTCCTCTATGATACACTGATTCAGCAG TGCAAAAATGATGAGGAAATTGTAGCTGTTATAGCTCATGAGCTAGGCCATTGGAAGCGTAATCACATAGTGTACCTTTTAATTGCCAACCAG ATCTGTGCACTTCTATACATTGGGGGCTATACTCTTGTGAGGAACTGGAGTAGTCTGTTTCAAAGTTTTGGGTTTCATACTAGACCACTAATCATTGCTCTCATCATATTTCAG gcTGATGCTTTTGCTAAGAAACTTGGTTATGCCTCCTCGATTCGAGCCAGTCTGGTTAGGCTACAG gaAGAGAATTTGTCAGCTATGAATATTGATCCTTGGTACTCAGCATATCACAACACTCACCCCACGCTTGTTGAAAGGTTAGCTGCAATTGGTCAGACGGACAAGGAGGAATGCAGTGCATGA
- the LOC112181760 gene encoding CAAX prenyl protease 1 homolog isoform X1 codes for MAFPFLEVVVGSMILMYIFETYLDLRQHSALKLPTLPKNLEGVISQEKFEKSRAYRLERSHFRFLCQLVRILVESAILFFKVLPWFWKKSGHFVDLVGLNEENEILHTLAFLAGVMIWLEITNLPFSLYSIFVIEARHGFNKQTIWLFFSDKLKGICLSVILVPPIVSAAILIVKKEGAYSVIYLWVLTFVLSLVMMTIYPILIAPLFHKFTPLPEGQLREKIETLASSLEFPLKKLFVVDGSKRSSHSNAYMYGFFNNKRIVLYDTLIQQCKNDEEIVAVIAHELGHWKRNHIVYLLIANQICALLYIGGYTLVRNWSSLFQSFGFHTRPLIIALIIFQYAITPIQNLVYFAGNLVSRAFEYQADAFAKKLGYASSIRASLVRLQEENLSAMNIDPWYSAYHNTHPTLVERLAAIGQTDKEECSA; via the exons ATGGCGTTCCCATTCTTGGAAGTAGTTGTTG GTTCTATGATATTGATGTACATATTTGAAACTTACTTGGATTTGAGGCAACATTCAGCACTCAAACTTCCAACACTTCCTAAAAATTTGGAAGGAGTAATCAGCCAAGAGAAGTTTGAGAAGTCGCGAGCCTACCGTCTTGAAAGAAG CCACTTCCGTTTTCTTTGTCAGTTAGTGAGAATACTTGTGGAATCAGCAATTTTGTTCTTTAAGGTTTTGCCTTGGTTTTGGAAG AAATCAGGACACTTCGTAGATTTAGTTGGCCTCAACGAAGAAAATGAAATACTACATACCCTTGCATTTTTAGCTGGTGTGATGATTTGGTTAGAG ATCACAAATTTACCATTTTCTCTCTACTCCATATTTGTGATCGAGGCCCGTCATGGTTTTAATAAG CAAACAATATGGTTATTTTTTAGTGACAAGCTTAAAGGAATTTGTCTTTCTGTTATTCTTGTCCCACCTATTGTGTCTGCAGCAATTTTAATTGTAAAG AAAGAAGGTGCTTACTCGGTCATTTATCTGTGGGTGCTCACGTTTGTTCTTTCTCTTGTGATGATGACAATCTACCCTATTCTAATAGCCCCACTCTTTCACAAGTTCACCCCT CTTCCAGAGGGTCAGCTACGAGAGAAAATTGAGACGCTTGCTTCATCCCTTGAGTTTCCGTTGAAGAAGCTGTTTGTGGTTGATGGATCCAAAAGGTCAAGTCACAGCAAT GCCTATATGTATGGATTTTTTAACAACAAGAGGATTGTCCTCTATGATACACTGATTCAGCAG TGCAAAAATGATGAGGAAATTGTAGCTGTTATAGCTCATGAGCTAGGCCATTGGAAGCGTAATCACATAGTGTACCTTTTAATTGCCAACCAG ATCTGTGCACTTCTATACATTGGGGGCTATACTCTTGTGAGGAACTGGAGTAGTCTGTTTCAAAGTTTTGGGTTTCATACTAGACCACTAATCATTGCTCTCATCATATTTCAG TATGCAATAACACCTATTCAAAATCTAGTATACTTTGCTGGTAACCTTGTGAGCCGAGCTTTTGAATATCAG gcTGATGCTTTTGCTAAGAAACTTGGTTATGCCTCCTCGATTCGAGCCAGTCTGGTTAGGCTACAG gaAGAGAATTTGTCAGCTATGAATATTGATCCTTGGTACTCAGCATATCACAACACTCACCCCACGCTTGTTGAAAGGTTAGCTGCAATTGGTCAGACGGACAAGGAGGAATGCAGTGCATGA
- the LOC112181763 gene encoding uncharacterized protein LOC112181763 — protein sequence MANIRCGLRYLTPTIGCVSLSFQMANIFSYASITPRLTAQHHHLSFQPNYLSLQPSQRYSVCRFRCSGENPTRKSTSNTESQPENANVVLKVAWYASEFLGIATSFFNPPSKVEAPETALELARDGSGAVDRAGVVKSIKDDFERSYFVTGNLTLDAYEEVCEFADPASSFKGLQRFKRNCTNFGSLLKKSNMKLMKWEDFEDKGIGHWRFSCILSFPWRPILSASGYTEYYFDERSGKVSRHVEHWNVPKMVLLKQILKPSRGFWLKKTGG from the exons ATGGCTAATATTCGTTGTGGTCTTAGATATTTAACTCCAACCATAGGTtgtgtttctctctcttttcaaatGGCAAACATTTTCTCCTATGCTTCCATTACACCACGCCTCACTGCTCAGCACCACCACCTCAGTTTCCAGCCAAATTATCTCAGTTTACAGCCAAGTCAGCGTTACAGTGTCTGCAGATTTCGTTGCAGTGGTGAAAACCCAACAAGGAAATCAACATCCAATACAGAATCCCAACCAGAAAATGCAAATGTAGTGCTTAAGGTTGCTTGGTATGCCTCTGAGTTTTTGGGCATTGCCACTTCGTTTTTCAACCCACCATCCAAAGTTGAAGCTCCTGAAACTGCTCTTGAGCTTGCAAGAGATGGGTCTGGAGCCGTTGATCGTGCCGGAGTAGTAAAATCAATCAAAGATGACTTTGAAAGATCATACTTTGTCACAG GGAACCTCACGCTTGATGCATATGAAGAGGTTTGTGAATTTGCTGATCCTGCAAGCTCATTCAAAGGGCTTCAACGTTTCAAAAGGAACTGTACTAATTTTGGATCCCTTTTAAAGAAGTCAAATATGAAGCTTATGAAGTGGGAAGATTTTGAG GATAAAGGAATTGGTCACTGGAGATTCAGTTGTATCTTGTCATTCCCTTGGAGGCCAATTCTATCTG CAAGTGGATACACTGAGTACTACTTTGATGAACGGTCAGGGAAAGTGTCCAG GCATGTAGAGCACtggaatgttcccaaaatggtttTACTGAAGCAGATTTTAAAGCCAAGCAGGGGATTCTGGCTTAAGAAAACAGGTGGTTGA
- the LOC112181761 gene encoding sphingoid long-chain bases kinase 2, mitochondrial: MGSINQIALGCGIATVRLPMAKPSWAVVRAELPKAPDLYAERSVSRSGSSSSHRRDLVFVVNPSGANGRTGKEWKKLLPYLRSRLGADCNICESLTSGPSHAIDITREAIREGADAVIVVGGDGTLHEVVNGFFWAGKPVTNYDREATHSTALGLIPLGTGSDFARSFGWKNNPYEAIERIAKGQRSRIDVGVISGETDEPHYFINVADIHLSAKAGYHASKYKRFGNLCYVIGALKGFIGHRNQDLKIKVNEGEWEVYPQVTALCIGNAKYFGGGMKITPNADPQNGKFEVVILQDFKWYDFVLKLHKLYNGTHLSVENVSSRSVHSIEVEEISGSGSIYVQSDGEHLGFLPRKFCILPSAVEMIC, encoded by the exons atgggTAGCATTAATCAGATAGCATTGGGTTGCGGAATAGCTACAGTTAGACTTCCAATGGCGAAACCATCATGGGCCGTCGTCAGAGCCGAGCTTCCCAAAGCCCCTGATCTCTATGCTGAGCGCTCTGTTTCCAGAAGTGGGTCTTCCTCCTCTCACCGGCGTGACCTCGTTTTCGTCGTCAATCCTTCag GGGCTAATGGGAGGACTGGTAAGGAGTGGAAGAAGCTGCTTCCTTATTTGAGGTCTCGTCTTGGTGCTGATTGCAAT ATATGCGAGTCTTTAACATCAGGTCCATCTCATGCAATCGACATAACACGGGAG GCTATACGGGAGGGTGCAGATGCTGTAATCGTGGTGGGAGGAGATGGAACTTTGCATGAG GTTGTGAATGGATTCTTTTGGGCCGGAAAACCTGTTACTAATTATGATAGAGAGGCCACCCATTCAACTGCCCTCGGT CTCATTCCATTGGGAACTGGGTCCGATTTTGCCAGATCATTTGGCTG GAAAAATAATCCTTATGAAGCCATCGAACGCATAGCCAAAG GACAGAGATCACGGATAGATGTTGGAGTTATTAGTGGAGAAACTGATGAACCTCATTACTTTATTAATGTTGCTGACATTCACTT GAGTGCAAAAGCAGGATACCATGCTTCTAAATACAAGAGATTCGGAAACTTGTGCTATGTTATTGGTGCTTTGAAAGGCTTTATTGGGCACCGTAATCAGGACCTTAAGATCAAG GTCAATGAAGGGGAGTGGGAAGTATATCCTCAAGTAACAGCCCTTTGCATTGGAAATGCAAAATACTTTGGTGGTGGCATGAAAATTACACCAAATGCTGATCCTCAGAATGGAAAATTTGAG GTTGTGATTCTTCAGGACTTCAAGTGGTATGACTTCGTCTTGAAGCTACATAAGTTGTACAATGGGACTCATCTATCGGTGGAAAATGTATCATCAAGAAG CGTACATTCTATTGAAGTGGAGGAGATTTCAGGAAGTGGCAGCATTTATGTTCAATCAGATGGCGAACATTTAGGATTCCTGCCTAGAAAATTTTGTATATTACCTTCTGCTGTTGAGATGATATGTTGA
- the LOC112181764 gene encoding 50S ribosomal protein L5, chloroplastic, whose product MACPSLLRSSTSSFHGQFPIAASPPRLAFGNPRNVSVVKAAEVVLVEKTESEKASRLKTAYLERIIPKLKEEFSYQNIHEVPKVEKVVVNCGIGDAQQNAKGLEAAMRDLALITGQRPVKTRAKASLAQFKIREGQPLGIAVTLRGNVMYAFLDRLINLGFPRTRDFQGLNPNSFDGNGNYGVGIKEQSVFPEIKFDLGKGRGMDVCIKTTAKTDKEAQTLLALMGMPFRETGPVTEVRKKKLRSHHFSRKGGGRK is encoded by the exons ATGGCGTGCCCTTCGCTCTTACGCTCCTCTACGTCGTCGTTTCACGGCCAATTCCCAATTGCAGCCTCGCCTCCGCGGCTGGCGTTCGGAAACCCTAGAAATGTGAGCGTAGTGAAGGCCGCGGAGGTTGTGCTGGTGGAGAAGACGGAGTCGGAGAAGGCCAGTCGGCTCAAGACGGCTTACCTTGAGAGAATCATCCCTAAGCTCAAAGAAGAGTTCTCATACCAGAACATCCATGAG GTTCCGAAGGTTGAGAAGGTTGTGGTGAACTGTGGTATTGGAGATGCTCAGCAGAATGCTAAGGGATTGGAAGCAGCGATGCGTGACTTGGCGCTCATTACAGGGCAGAGACCTGTGAAGACAAGAGCAAAGGCTTCCCTTGCGCAGTTTAAGATCAGGGAAGGTCAGCCACTTGGGATTGCTGTCACACTCAGAGGAAAT GTGATGTACGCATTCCTTGATCGGCTCATTAACTTGGGTTTTCCCAGGACAAGGGATTTTCAAGGTCTCAACCCGAACAGCTTTGATGGAAACGGTAATTATGGTGTTGGAATTAAGGAACAGAGTGTGTTCCCAGAGATCAAGTTTGATCTGGGTAAGGGCAGGGGAATGGATGTTTGCATCAAAACAACAGCTAAAACAGATAAAGAAGCTCAGACACTTTTGGCTCTAATGGGAATGCCATTCAGAGAGACTGGCCCAGTAACCGAAGTGCGCAAGAAGAAGCTGAGGTCTCACCATTTCAGTCGAAAGGGAGGTGGAAGAAAATGA